Genomic segment of Malus domestica chromosome 15, GDT2T_hap1:
TCGCACTTTATTTTATCCCTTATATGTTCGGGATGCAAAATGActtttttgaagtgctaattcCGTATGTTGCAATTGTAATTTGCAATCAACTCAAAATGATAAGAGCAAAAGCaaaaatcatcatcatcatttatctctctctctctctctttatggGACTTGGACCACCAAACAAACCAAATTATGATATACCTTTACTAAGTGTACATGTTGAATGAGCATAGAGATTGCTTTCTCATTGTCTAATGTTTTGGCCTCTCCTGCCACAGAAATTGCTACTGCTGCTGCCACCTCTGAAGGCCTGTATTCCAACAAGTCAATTCCTGCATTCAATTCCCACCAAACATTAAGCTGCTTTTTCACCATGATTGGTACAATTTCAGACACATATTATGACTTGTAGCACAAGAATAGTACCCTTGGCAGTGGTCACAATCAGGTGGGATGATCTCAAGATTGAAGTTTTGAGATTGGTTTGATCATCATTGATCATGAGAAGGAAAGAATCTATGAATGTGAAGGGGGTAACTGCTTGCATTCTCCATCTTAATGTGCTCAACACCAAAAGCTCCATCCTTTGAATTGTTCTTGCCTCAAACACAAATTTTGAGTCTGCCACCTGTTTGGAAAAAACTCACATCTTTAGGGCATTCTCAAACACATAATTCAAGACCCGGTTCAAATTCCGTCACAGAAAACTCAAGAATGATCAAATTAAAAAGACTTGAGTATACAGAGGATGTGAGTGGTTGGATCCTAACCTGTAAATCAAGAGAGAGTGGGACATCAATCTCCTCCATTTTTGCAGCAAGGGACAAGCATGCCACAGCCAACAATTGCATAGTCCAAGCCTTGACATTCTGCAGATGGTTTATGCAGAAATAACAGATGCAAAATCAGCAATGGAAGGACTTGGATGcaattaaacacacaatctgtaAGTCCTGTTTTTGATTTACTGATCAAAGACTTACAGGAAATTCATAGGCAGAAAGGAACCGATCCAAGTAGTTTATGGATAGGTATTGACACAGAGGTCCAAAACTGAAATGTGCATTTGCCTGATTAGCCAAAAAACACAATGTTAGCAAGATTTATTAAGAAGTTAATTAATCAGAGAAAATCTAATCAGACTTTTCCCCCTTTTCTGGGTTGGTCTTTGACTCTTTGGCATGTTCAGCTTAGAACAGGGGAAAGTGTAAAAACATAAATCCAATTTTTCTGTTTCCCATAAAGCAAACCAGAATAGATTCTCCACCATACCAAACCAAAAACAACCCCAAACCCATCTTTCATAAAACTccccaaaaaatatatatatataatataaaaaaaatatatcaagttaaggtaaaaaaaaacataaaatttgtcTCTGAATCCATTAACCAAACGAAAAGAAAAGCTCTTTCTGATTGGAGAAATGCCACAACCATCAAATTAAAAAGAACCccaaaaacatagaaaaaatgaaaaagaaaagataagagAGTAAAGAAATGACCGTTCCAATCCAATCAACAGCCTGTTGTCTAGCAGCAAGGTCCAAGTCCCCACTTCGCAACCTCACCAAGTAATCAGATGCAGGCAAGTGCTGAAATTCCTTTTCTACCATTGAACTCAAATACTCATCACTCTGACTCTGCAAAGGCAGACCTTCCTCCCCATCATCCCAAAACCCTTCCTTATGACTGTTGTTTCGATGATTTCTATGAACCTCCTCAGACCCAAAATCGTCATTATCAAAAATGTTTTCCTCTGCGCAGAGCAGGCTTGAAACCGCGCAGTCAAAACTGGGTGCCATtgcaaaaacaacaacaacaacaaactctctctcctctctttctctcactagGAATACCAAAGTTGATCAACTAtgaaacaaaaatgaataaagactcaaactttgtttttggttttatatATTTAGTATGTGTACATTTATtttctgagtttttttttttcagatttctgGGGACGATGACGATTGAGCTTTAGAAATCAAAGAAtagaaaacgaagaagaagaataaataCGAcgaaggaaagaaaataaaacccgATAAAATGAATAGTGTATTTGGAGtgaagtctctctctctctctctctttctctcactccccctctctctcaagGTTGGCTGAAAAGACTGCAGCTTGAGAGCAGCTTATGAAGGAATGAGTGGGTCTTTCtagggcagagagagagagagatgagagggaGAGGGAAAGGGCACCAATAGGGAATCAGAAGAAAACGAGATTGAGAAATATACACAGCTGGAGACCAGAAGGGTAATTGCCTGAttttgtgtgtgagagagagagagagagagaggagagagagagagagtgaaaattGTGTTGAGGGTGTGCATGGCAAGAACATTTACtagaattttaattttggatattTTCCATCTCAATGATAAATCGATTAATAAAT
This window contains:
- the LOC103401971 gene encoding cyclin-D2-1-like, which translates into the protein MAPSFDCAVSSLLCAEENIFDNDDFGSEEVHRNHRNNSHKEGFWDDGEEGLPLQSQSDEYLSSMVEKEFQHLPASDYLVRLRSGDLDLAARQQAVDWIGTANAHFSFGPLCQYLSINYLDRFLSAYEFPNVKAWTMQLLAVACLSLAAKMEEIDVPLSLDLQVADSKFVFEARTIQRMELLVLSTLRWRMQAVTPFTFIDSFLLMINDDQTNLKTSILRSSHLIVTTAKGIDLLEYRPSEVAAAVAISVAGEAKTLDNEKAISMLIQHVHLVKERVAKCVNMIHDMALMSGTPMKEASGSAQSVPRSPIGVLDAGCFSYKSDETTVGSCANSFHDSSDSKRRKLNRPSEVEL